A single window of Dendropsophus ebraccatus isolate aDenEbr1 chromosome 5, aDenEbr1.pat, whole genome shotgun sequence DNA harbors:
- the LOC138794209 gene encoding golgin subfamily A member 6-like protein 22: MGQNNTKEKIEEKEVEEEEMEVKADNMEEEEEMEVKLDNTKEEEEMEVKLDNIREKKEKVEVKEKENDNIKEEEVDVEEGNIEKEEVHVEEMVEQEKVEVEKDDIEEVEVKAVNSEEEDDIQVKEDNIEEQEEEKVKLKEENNIMEEEEEKVEVKEEDNIMEEEEEKEDDNIKKEEVNVEEGNIEKEVVDVEEGNIEKEEVDVEEMVEQEKVEMEKNNIEEEVEVEEMVEEEKQVERVENNIKEEDKIEQDLEEERWR, encoded by the exons atggggcaGAATAACACCAAGGAGAAGATTGAGGAGaaggaagtggaggaggaggaaatggaaGTGAAGGCggataacatggaggaggaggaggaaatggaaGTGAAGCTGGATAAcaccaaggaggaggaggaaatggaaGTGAAGCTGGATAACATCAGGGAGAAGAAGGAGAAAGTTGAAGTGAAGGAGAAAGAGAATGATAACATCAAAGAGGAGGAGGTGGATGTGGAGGAGGGTAACATCGAGAAGGAGGAGGTGCATGTGGAGGAAATGGTGGAGCAGGAGAAAGTGGAAGTGGAGAAGGATGATATTGAGGAAGTGGAAGTGAAGGCGGTtaacagtgaggaggaggatgacatTCAAGTAAAGGAGGATAACATCGAGGAACAGGAAGAGGAGAAAGTTAAACTGAAGGAGGAAAATAacatcatggaggaggaggaagagaaagttGAAGTTAAGGAGGAAGATAACATcatggaggaagaggaagaaaaagAGGACGATAACATCAAAAAGGAGGAGGTGAATGTGGAAGAGGGTAACATCGAGAAGGAGGTGGTGGATGTGGAAGAGGGTAACATCGAGAAGGAG GAGGTGGATGTGGAGGAAATGGTGGAGCAGGAGAAAGTGGAAATGGAGAAGAATAATATCGAGGAGGAAGTGGAAGTGGAGgagatggtggaggaggagaagcaAGTAGAGAGAGTGGAGAATAACATCAAGGAGGAGGATAAAATTGAGCAAGATCTAGAGGAAGAAAGATGGAGGTAA